In one Pempheris klunzingeri isolate RE-2024b chromosome 8, fPemKlu1.hap1, whole genome shotgun sequence genomic region, the following are encoded:
- the entpd3 gene encoding ectonucleoside triphosphate diphosphohydrolase 3 has protein sequence MASKRQMGYKCRIAVVVLLLLASIAALVAVAIIQDTWRSKEYSLEYGIVIDSGSSRSNVYLYEWPGEKENETGVVTQIKNCRVAGDGISEMKVDPEKDAKSWEALKYCMGEIIKAIPAGKHKTTPLFLGATAGMRLLHEQNEQRSNEILESLREYLSSLPFDFQNASIITGQEEGLYGWITVNYLMGNFLEKNLWSYVRPQLAKTVGSMDLGGASTQIAFAVQDDLRGQDYLQVKLYGYPYNVYTHSFLCYGKNEAEKRVLDKVIQDSSDPNYILNPCYIEGFNTTVKASSIYDTECTKKPNNYNPDQEFFMVGIGDSDKCGSLVKSIFDFRSCSSSQCSFNGVEQPPVTGDFMAYAGFFFIARALLVNGTSDIDQFNASVTNFCHTHWNVLKKEKHWISDKYLMTYCYAAHYVFTLLADGYKFDKETWKNINFEKEVNGTSVGWSLGYMLSVSNMIPSEVKDIFPMTNPLYAGLIFLFSALTIVTVVLVFIILIRTCF, from the exons ATGGCTTCCAAGAGGCAAATGGGCTACAAGTGTCGCATAGCAGTAGTGGTTCTTCTCCTGTTGGCCAGTATTGCTGCCCTTGTCGCTGTTGCCATCATCCAGGACACCTGGAGATCTAAAGAGTACAGCTTagag TACGGCATTGTGATAGATTCGGGTTCATCTCGATCCAATGTGTACCTGTACGAGTGGCCAGGGGAGAAGGAGAATGAAACAGGAGTGGTGACTCAGATCAAGAACTGTAGAGTTGCTG GTGATGGTATCTCAGAGATGAAAGTTGACCCAGAGAAAGATGCCAAATCATGGGAAGCATTGAAATACTGCATGGGTGAAATCATCAAAGCCATTCctgctggaaaacacaaaaccacacctCTCTTTCTGGGAGCGACTGCTGGAATGAGACTGCTACA TGAGCAGAATGAACAGAGGTCCAATGAAATCCTGGAAAGTCTCAGAGAATATCTGAGTTCATTGCCTTTTGATTTCCAAAATGCTTCCATCATTACTGGTCAAGAGGAAGGGCTTTATGGGTGGATCACCGTCAACTACCTCATGGGAAACTTCCTGGAG AAAAACTTGTGGAGCTATGTACGCCCGCAACTGGCAAAAACTGTAGGGTCCATGGACCTTGGTGGAGCATCAACACAGATCGCCTTTGCAGTCCAGGACGATCTCAGAGGGCAAGACTACCTGCAGGTCAAACTGTACGGTTACCCTTACAATGTCTACACCCACAGTTTCCTCTGCTATGGCAAAAATGAGGCCGAGAAGAGAGTTCTGGATAAAGTAATACAG GACTCATCTGACCCAAATTACATTCTAAACCCCTGCTACATTGAAGGTTTCAACACGACTGTGAAAGCCTCGTCCATTTATGACACAGAGTGCACAAAGAAACCCAACAACTACAACCCAGATCAAGAATTCTTCATGGTGGGAATCGGCGATTCAGACAAGTGCGGCAGCTTGGTGAAATCCATTTTTGATTTCAGGAGTTGCTCCTCATCCCAGTGTTCCTTCAACGGGGTCGAGCAGCCACCCGTCACAGGAGATTTCATG GCATATGCAGGATTCTTCTTCATTGCGAGGGCGCTGCTGGTGAATGGCACATCAGATATTGATCAATTCAATGCCTCGGTTACGAACTTCTGCCACACACATTGGAACGTG ctgaagaaagaaaagcattgGATATCCGACAAATACCTGATGACTTACTGTTACGCAGCTCACTATGTCTTCACTTTGCTGGCAGATGGATACAAGTTTGACAAAGAAACCTGGAAAAACATCAACTTTGAAAAAGAG gtaAATGGCACCAGCGTAGGCTGGAGTTTGGGCTACATGCTGAGTGTGTCCAACATGATCCCATCTGAAGTGAAGGATATCTTCCCCATGACAAACCCCCTCTATGCTGGCCTTATCTTTCTATTTTCAGCACTAACCATTGTAACTGTTGTCTTAGTTTTCATCATCCTCATTCGCACCTGCTTCTGA
- the ddc gene encoding aromatic-L-amino-acid decarboxylase, with protein sequence MDAAEFRRRGKEMVDYVADYLENIENRPVYPDLEPGYLRPLIPSEAPMEPESYDDIMKDVERVIMPGITHWHSPHFFAYFPSASSYPAMLGDMLSGALGCIGFSWAASPACTELETVMLDWLGKMLQLPEYFLAGTHGHGGGVIQGSASDATLMSLLAARCKAVRRVQASNHGKSEGEIFSILVSYTSEQAHSSVERAALIGGVTMRKVPTDNKYAVRGDMLKKMVEDDKAAGLIPFYFCATLGTTPSCAFDCITELGPLCNEENMWMHIDAAYAGSAFICPEFRPLLNGIEFADSFNFNPHKWLLVNFDCSAMWVKKRADIIGAFKMEPLYLKHENQESGLITDYRHWQIPLGRRFRSLKMWFVFRMYGIKGLQAHIRKQVALAKEFESLVRADKRFEICAEVIMGLVCFRLKGSNELNQNLLKRITESREIHLVPCQLSDRFVLRFAICARTVESRHIQQAWRHITQLTFELLQEPNL encoded by the exons ATGGATGCAGCAGAGTTTAGGCGCAGAGGGAAGGAGATGGTGGACTATGTGGCCGACTACCTGGAGAACATAGAAAATCGTCCGGTCTACCCAGATTTGGAACCGGGGTATCTGCGTCCCCTGATCCCCTCTGAGGCTCCAATGGAACCTGAGAGTTATGACGACATAATGAAAGATGTGGAGAGGGTGATAATGCCAGGG ATCACCCACTGGCATAGCCCACATTTCTTTGCTTACTTTCCAAGTGCTTCCTCTTACCCTGCCATGTTGGGCGATATGCTGTCTGGGGCCCTTGGCTGTATTGGATTTTCTTGG gCTGCCAGCCCAGCCTGTACAGAGCTGGAGACAGTGATGTTAGATTGGCTCGGGAAGATGCTGCAACTGCCCGAGTATTTTTTAGCTGGGACTCATGGCCATGGAGGAGGCGTCATCCAG GGCTCAGCCAGTGATGCGACACTGATGTCCTTGCTTGCTGCCCGCTGTAAAGCAGTCAGACGGGTCCAGGCTTCCAACCATGGAAAATCAGAGGGGGAAATCTTCTCCATACTGGTGTCGTACACCTCTGAGCAA GCTCATTCCTCAGTGGAGCGTGCTGCTCTGATTGGAGGAGTAACGATGAGGAAGGTTCCTACAGACAACAAGTATGCCGTCAGAGGAGACATGCTTAAGAAGATGGTGGAGGATGACAAAGCAGCTGGACTCATTCCTTTCTAT ttttgtgcgACTCTCGGCACCACTCCATCATGCGCTTTTGATTGCATCACCGAGCTGGGGCCCTTAT GTAATGAGGAAAATATGTGGATGCACATTGATGCAGCATATGCTGGGAGTGCATTCATCTGTCCTGAATTCAGGCCTTTGCTGAATGGCATTGAG ttTGCAGACTCTTTCAACTTCAACCCACACAAATGGCTTTTAGTCAACTTTGACTGCTCTGCAATGTG GGTGAAGAAGAGAGCAGACATCATTGGAGCCTTCAAGATGGAACCACTCTACCTGAAACACGAAAACCAGGAGTCAG GGCTGATCACAGATTATAGG CACTGGCAGATTCCACTGGGAAGAAGATTTCGCTCACTAAAGATGTGGTTTGTCTTCCGCATGTATGGGATCAAAGGCCTGCAGGCTCACATACGCAAG CAAGTGGCGCTGGCCAAGGAGTTTGAGAGTCTGGTACGAGCAGACAAGAGGTTTGAGATCTGTGCCGAGGTCATCATGGGACTGGTCTGCTTCAGGCTCAAG GGCTCCAATGAGTTGAACCAGAACTTGCTGAAAAGGAtcacagaaagcagagagatCCACCTGGTGCCTTGCCAGCTCTCCGACCGCTTTGTCCTGCGCTTTGCCATCTGCGCACGCACTGTTGAGTCACGTCACATCCAGCAAGCATGGCGGCACATCACGCAGCTGACCTTTGAGCTCCTGCAGGAGCCTAATCTTTGA